From a region of the uncultured Desulfatiglans sp. genome:
- a CDS encoding conserved hypothetical protein (Evidence 4 : Unknown function but conserved in other organisms), with translation MATSRKTRQTTLEGYVAPAKWNEDGQVTAVIIQTGEEEYLVDMDTLGEELLDYLHEDVEVTGVVTLDAKGVFHLRVSNYALLDDLFDDEDEEDALDAAEAYEWDDDDLDADDDDDDDDDDYRPKMR, from the coding sequence ATGGCAACGTCGAGAAAGACAAGACAAACGACGCTCGAAGGATACGTCGCGCCGGCAAAGTGGAACGAGGACGGCCAGGTGACCGCTGTAATCATCCAGACCGGTGAAGAAGAATACCTGGTGGACATGGACACCCTGGGCGAAGAACTGCTCGATTACCTGCACGAGGATGTGGAGGTAACCGGCGTCGTCACATTGGATGCCAAGGGGGTCTTCCACCTTCGAGTATCGAATTATGCGCTCCTCGATGACCTCTTCGACGATGAAGACGAGGAAGACGCGCTGGATGCGGCTGAGGCCTATGAGTGGGACGACGATGATCTGGATGCCGATGACGATGATGACGATGATGATGACGATTATCGGCCGAAGATGCGCTAA
- a CDS encoding hypothetical protein (Evidence 5 : Unknown function): MSASARPVYGCLLQADLGWGFPSLLACSGFGAKEGILSSEKMTALARTVRPLRSFHVSGAYVPGG, from the coding sequence GTGTCGGCCAGTGCCCGTCCGGTTTATGGGTGTCTGCTCCAGGCCGATCTCGGGTGGGGCTTTCCATCTTTGCTGGCATGCTCGGGGTTCGGTGCAAAGGAAGGAATCCTCAGTTCCGAAAAGATGACGGCCCTGGCCCGTACGGTTCGGCCTCTCCGCTCCTTCCATGTGTCAGGGGCCTACGTTCCTGGCGGCTGA
- a CDS encoding Mandelate racemase/muconate lactonizing enzyme, C-terminal domain protein produces MTAMRIASIEAWPVHMDLSEPYTIAYERVESTTNILLRVETDQGITGWGCAAPDLHVTGESVGTALRAIDDLAAPVLRGADPLRPALVMTRLRRRITGMPSVLAAVDMALYDVLGKRCRLPLWRLLGGYRSRMKTSVTIGIMPPAETLLAARDLTARGFRSIKIKGGLDVEGDIERVWRVREAVGKGIELRFDANQGFTVEQSLRFVERTREARLSLIEQPTPRGEPQMLARVTSSAAIPVMADESLTSLRDAFRIARGGLADMVNIKLMKVGGISEALQIDAVAHSAGLEAMVGCLDEAALGIAAGLHFALARPNVIYADLDGHLGLMDDPTAGAVRLRGGFLYPNPEPGLGFNVTVR; encoded by the coding sequence TTGACGGCCATGAGAATCGCGTCCATAGAGGCTTGGCCCGTCCACATGGACCTGTCGGAGCCCTATACGATCGCCTACGAGCGGGTCGAGTCGACGACGAACATCCTGCTGAGGGTCGAGACCGACCAGGGGATTACGGGCTGGGGCTGCGCGGCGCCCGACCTGCACGTGACAGGCGAATCCGTGGGGACGGCCCTCCGGGCGATCGACGATCTCGCTGCGCCGGTTCTGCGGGGGGCGGACCCCTTGAGGCCGGCGCTGGTGATGACGCGTTTGAGGCGGCGGATCACCGGCATGCCCTCCGTTCTTGCCGCGGTGGACATGGCCCTGTATGATGTCCTCGGGAAGCGGTGCCGGCTCCCCCTGTGGCGCCTGTTGGGCGGGTACCGGAGCCGGATGAAGACCAGCGTGACCATCGGGATCATGCCGCCCGCCGAGACGCTCCTCGCCGCCCGGGATTTGACGGCGCGCGGGTTCAGGAGCATCAAGATCAAGGGCGGGCTGGACGTCGAAGGCGATATCGAACGGGTATGGAGGGTTCGTGAGGCGGTCGGCAAAGGGATCGAACTGCGCTTCGATGCGAACCAGGGGTTCACGGTGGAGCAGTCGCTCCGGTTCGTCGAGCGGACCCGGGAGGCCCGTCTCTCGCTCATCGAGCAGCCGACCCCGAGAGGCGAGCCGCAGATGCTCGCACGCGTGACCAGCAGCGCCGCAATCCCTGTCATGGCGGACGAGAGCCTGACGAGCCTGCGGGACGCCTTCCGCATCGCCCGCGGCGGTCTGGCCGACATGGTGAACATCAAGTTGATGAAGGTCGGGGGCATCTCGGAGGCTCTGCAGATCGACGCCGTGGCGCACTCCGCCGGCCTCGAGGCGATGGTCGGCTGCCTGGACGAGGCGGCCCTGGGCATTGCCGCGGGGCTGCATTTCGCGTTGGCGCGGCCCAACGTAATCTATGCCGACCTCGACGGCCATCTGGGGCTCATGGATGACCCCACGGCGGGGGCGGTCCGCTTGCGGGGCGGATTCCTCTACCCGAATCCGGAGCCGGGTCTGGGATTCAATGTGACGGTTCGATAG
- a CDS encoding conserved hypothetical protein (Evidence 4 : Unknown function but conserved in other organisms), which yields METFPEGRAVVYCQGAFNTPNGKTAHGLVRRTERYQILSVVDARFDGGDAGLILDGRQNGVKVFAGLPAAVAAATADGRPATHCVMGLAPDGGRLSAEARRDMLTALELGLNVDSGLHDLLSEDPELVAAAERAGVRIRDVRKTPPRRSLHFFSGRIEEVASLKVALLGTDSAVGKRTTAWILIDALRAAGYRCELIGTGQTAWMQGVRYGLIMDAVINDFVAGEIEHAVLSAWDEVRPDVIVIEGQGSLMNPAYPGGLEILAAGRPDVVVLQHAPARKEYDGFPGYPIHPLKTQIQAVELLSSRPVAAVTLNREGLDEAGIQAAIETVNRETGLPAMEVLYHRPEPLLAALRPYLRKV from the coding sequence ATGGAGACCTTTCCGGAAGGCCGTGCCGTCGTCTACTGCCAGGGGGCCTTCAATACCCCGAACGGCAAGACGGCCCACGGGCTCGTGCGCAGGACCGAACGCTACCAGATCCTTTCGGTGGTGGACGCGCGCTTCGACGGGGGAGATGCGGGGCTGATCCTGGACGGCCGTCAGAACGGGGTGAAGGTCTTTGCCGGCCTCCCCGCGGCCGTGGCCGCCGCAACGGCCGATGGGAGGCCGGCGACGCATTGCGTCATGGGGCTCGCGCCCGACGGGGGGCGTTTGAGCGCGGAGGCGCGCCGGGACATGTTGACCGCCCTCGAACTCGGGCTCAACGTGGATTCGGGGCTGCACGACCTCCTGAGCGAAGACCCGGAGCTCGTGGCCGCCGCTGAGCGGGCGGGCGTCCGGATCCGGGATGTCCGAAAGACGCCCCCGCGCAGGAGCCTCCATTTCTTCAGCGGCCGCATCGAGGAGGTCGCATCCCTCAAGGTCGCCCTTCTGGGGACCGATTCGGCGGTCGGGAAACGGACGACCGCATGGATCCTGATCGACGCCTTGAGGGCGGCCGGCTACCGGTGCGAGCTGATCGGCACCGGCCAGACCGCCTGGATGCAGGGGGTGCGCTATGGGTTGATCATGGACGCCGTCATCAACGATTTCGTGGCCGGCGAGATCGAACACGCGGTGTTGTCGGCCTGGGACGAGGTTCGGCCGGACGTCATCGTGATCGAGGGCCAGGGTTCGCTCATGAACCCGGCCTATCCGGGAGGGCTCGAAATCCTGGCTGCGGGCCGGCCGGACGTGGTGGTGCTGCAGCATGCCCCGGCCCGGAAGGAGTACGACGGGTTTCCAGGGTACCCGATCCATCCCCTGAAGACGCAGATCCAGGCGGTGGAACTTTTGAGTTCGCGGCCCGTGGCGGCCGTGACCCTGAACCGCGAAGGGCTGGACGAGGCGGGAATACAGGCGGCTATCGAGACGGTCAACCGAGAGACCGGTCTGCCGGCGATGGAGGTGCTTTACCACCGGCCCGAACCTCTATTGGCGGCCTTGAGGCCTTATTTGCGCAAGGTGTGA
- a CDS encoding putative Flagellin N-methylase family protein (Evidence 3 : Putative function from multiple computational evidences) — protein MKKESPRDLPLNVLAAYAVLDDEALRFRSLTRLSCPPKCGACCRSQTVEATVLEVLPLAQEIFRRGEEDRIADAIEGKEKEGRFGCVLYQADNDTGTQGRCRYYPFRALVCRLFGFAARRRKTGEFEFSTCRRIRESSPHEIRRAETAIANEILPPVFQDAFFRIAVLDPARGFRRLPINTVLKEALSEMYWTSPRHLTPSQASSF, from the coding sequence ATGAAAAAAGAGAGCCCGCGCGATCTTCCCCTGAATGTCCTGGCCGCTTATGCGGTGCTGGATGATGAAGCCCTTCGTTTTCGAAGTCTCACAAGACTTTCCTGCCCCCCGAAGTGCGGGGCCTGCTGCCGGAGTCAGACGGTGGAGGCGACGGTCCTCGAAGTCCTCCCTTTGGCCCAGGAGATCTTTCGCAGAGGGGAGGAAGACCGCATCGCCGATGCGATCGAGGGAAAAGAAAAGGAAGGGCGGTTCGGCTGCGTCCTTTACCAGGCGGACAACGATACGGGGACCCAGGGCCGTTGCCGATACTATCCGTTCAGGGCCCTGGTATGCAGGCTTTTCGGCTTTGCCGCCCGCCGCCGCAAAACCGGGGAGTTCGAGTTTTCGACCTGCAGACGGATCAGAGAATCCTCGCCCCATGAAATCAGGCGGGCGGAGACAGCCATCGCGAACGAGATCCTCCCTCCCGTTTTCCAGGACGCCTTTTTCCGTATCGCCGTCCTCGATCCAGCCAGGGGATTTCGCAGGCTGCCCATCAACACCGTCCTGAAGGAGGCCCTTTCAGAAATGTACTGGACCTCCCCGAGGCACCTGACACCCTCTCAGGCATCCTCCTTCTGA
- a CDS encoding hypothetical protein (Evidence 5 : Unknown function), with the protein MCQGPTFLAAECPSFLTQTGAIPRKDKAFRAATIGAPGCGSGTSGSHLCRLKRLEGRAWRSSRMDFPQTGEPREHG; encoded by the coding sequence ATGTGTCAGGGGCCTACGTTCCTGGCGGCTGAATGCCCTTCCTTCCTGACGCAGACGGGTGCGATTCCACGGAAGGACAAGGCCTTCCGTGCGGCCACGATAGGGGCGCCTGGCTGCGGAAGCGGAACATCGGGTTCTCATTTGTGCAGATTGAAGCGGCTGGAAGGACGGGCCTGGCGGTCTTCCCGGATGGATTTTCCGCAAACAGGAGAACCTCGGGAACACGGATGA
- a CDS encoding putative threonine synthase (Evidence 3 : Putative function from multiple computational evidences), whose product MKRTCTGVPSLSCLAWARLHSMNEDVKPEFFLLDGATPQSPIIPPELDVQTRIASDHGRPLPERLEAFEDIMDSEIGDTNLSRARNIEREYGLRQIYLKFEGGNPTGTQKDRIAFAQAMDALRRRFETITTATCGNYGVAIALAASVVGVRCIVYIPEGYHTGRVKEMVDHGAEIVRVPGDYEAAVMASRRFAEGDDIYDANPGGANSGLQMRAYGEIAYEIYDELRDAPAAVAVPVSNGTTLAGLYRGFLSLYRRGKTSRMPRMVAGSSFGKNPIVKAYMKNTPRCEDLSPGRIRETAVNEPLINWHAIDGDEALLAVRKTGGWAGYASDRGMTACSGLLRRREGLNVLPASTVGLIVLLDRHQKTKLPGDRYVVILTGRK is encoded by the coding sequence GTGAAACGGACCTGCACCGGCGTCCCCTCTCTTTCGTGCCTGGCATGGGCGAGGCTGCATTCCATGAATGAAGATGTGAAACCGGAGTTTTTCCTCCTTGACGGGGCGACGCCCCAATCTCCGATCATCCCCCCGGAACTCGACGTCCAGACCAGGATCGCCTCCGATCACGGCCGCCCGCTCCCGGAGCGCCTCGAGGCCTTCGAAGACATCATGGACAGCGAGATCGGGGACACCAACCTTTCGAGGGCGCGCAACATCGAACGGGAGTACGGGCTGCGTCAGATCTACCTCAAGTTCGAGGGGGGCAATCCCACCGGCACCCAGAAGGACCGGATCGCCTTCGCCCAGGCGATGGATGCGCTTCGTAGACGGTTCGAGACCATTACAACGGCGACCTGTGGCAACTACGGCGTCGCTATAGCGCTGGCGGCCTCGGTGGTCGGCGTACGCTGCATCGTCTACATCCCCGAAGGCTATCACACCGGCAGGGTAAAGGAAATGGTCGACCATGGCGCTGAAATCGTCCGGGTCCCCGGGGACTACGAGGCGGCGGTCATGGCCTCGCGCCGCTTCGCGGAGGGGGACGACATCTATGACGCCAACCCGGGCGGGGCCAACTCGGGGCTCCAGATGCGGGCCTACGGGGAGATCGCCTACGAGATCTACGACGAGCTGCGCGACGCGCCGGCCGCCGTGGCGGTGCCTGTGTCGAACGGCACGACCCTGGCCGGGCTCTACCGCGGGTTTCTGAGCCTTTACCGCCGGGGGAAGACCTCGCGGATGCCCCGGATGGTGGCGGGCTCATCGTTCGGCAAGAACCCGATCGTCAAGGCCTACATGAAAAACACGCCGAGATGCGAAGACCTCTCGCCCGGGCGGATCCGCGAGACGGCGGTGAACGAGCCGCTCATCAACTGGCACGCGATCGACGGGGACGAGGCGCTTCTGGCCGTCCGGAAGACGGGCGGATGGGCCGGCTACGCAAGCGACCGCGGGATGACCGCCTGCTCCGGCCTCCTGCGGCGGCGGGAGGGGTTGAATGTCCTGCCGGCCTCCACGGTCGGGTTGATCGTCCTTCTGGATCGGCACCAGAAAACGAAACTGCCGGGGGACCGCTACGTGGTCATTCTGACGGGGAGAAAATGA
- a CDS encoding hypothetical protein (Evidence 5 : Unknown function) has product MVFFANLCVNLHVCLCGDLEVASAQTLDFLDIGKKSSFPGGKPGGSGSISGWETGWYRGYYRMDIGVL; this is encoded by the coding sequence ATGGTCTTTTTTGCCAATCTCTGCGTCAATCTGCACGTTTGCTTGTGCGGCGACCTGGAGGTCGCCTCCGCGCAAACGCTTGATTTCCTTGATATTGGCAAAAAATCCTCATTTCCGGGTGGGAAACCGGGTGGTTCCGGGAGTATTTCCGGGTGGGAAACGGGTTGGTACCGGGGTTATTACCGGATGGACATTGGTGTTCTTTAG
- a CDS encoding hypothetical protein (Evidence 5 : Unknown function) gives MVFFANLCVNLHVCLCGDLEVASAQERELLDIKQTETGPSSNRRHKISVAQRRMCYDS, from the coding sequence ATGGTCTTTTTTGCCAATCTCTGCGTCAATCTGCACGTTTGCTTGTGCGGCGACCTGGAGGTCGCCTCCGCGCAAGAACGGGAACTCCTTGACATCAAACAAACGGAGACCGGCCCCTCTTCAAATCGCAGGCATAAAATATCTGTGGCGCAACGCCGGATGTGCTATGATAGCTGA
- a CDS encoding Transporter, YbiR family, whose protein sequence is MDAGVLIVFGLVYAGMMLGRVPGLALDRTGIALLGAIALLAMGHLDAQQAWDAVDVPTISLLLGLMVVSAQFRLGGFYAHATRRLSALTIGPGLFLGAVIGLSGILSALLANDIVCLAMTPVLVEGCGRRQWDPVPFLLALACAANVGSAATLIGNPQNMLIGQSLGLPFGRYALDAAVPVAFGLVSVWLVIAWIYRGRWGKPGASNWEAEAPPFSLWQTVKGLGVLGCLVAAFLLALWPRDVMALAAAGILLTSRHMASRKVLALVDWQLLVLFAGLFVVNAAFQSSGLLGGLLRFLQSAGIDPSQPAWLFGITVVLSNLVSNVPATMLLLPVATHPEAGLILALSSTLAGNLILVGSIANLIVVGQAEQCGVRISWWTHARVGVPVTLLTLGISAVWLWTRA, encoded by the coding sequence ATGGACGCGGGTGTGCTCATCGTTTTCGGACTGGTTTATGCGGGGATGATGCTCGGCCGTGTGCCAGGCCTCGCCCTCGACCGGACGGGCATCGCGCTTCTCGGCGCCATCGCCCTGCTGGCCATGGGGCACCTGGATGCACAGCAGGCCTGGGATGCCGTGGATGTCCCGACCATCTCGCTCCTTCTGGGGCTCATGGTGGTGTCCGCGCAGTTCCGGTTGGGGGGTTTTTACGCCCACGCCACGCGCCGTCTTTCGGCATTGACGATTGGCCCGGGTCTCTTTCTCGGCGCCGTGATCGGACTGTCCGGCATCCTCTCGGCGCTGCTCGCGAACGACATCGTCTGCCTGGCCATGACGCCGGTCCTGGTGGAAGGCTGCGGACGCCGGCAGTGGGACCCGGTGCCCTTCCTGCTGGCGCTTGCCTGCGCCGCCAATGTCGGGTCGGCGGCGACCCTCATCGGAAACCCCCAGAACATGCTGATCGGACAGTCGCTCGGCCTCCCGTTCGGACGCTACGCCCTGGACGCGGCGGTGCCCGTGGCCTTTGGACTGGTCAGCGTGTGGCTGGTGATCGCCTGGATTTACAGGGGCCGATGGGGGAAGCCCGGTGCATCGAACTGGGAGGCGGAGGCCCCTCCCTTCAGCTTGTGGCAGACGGTCAAAGGCCTGGGCGTGCTCGGCTGCCTGGTGGCGGCCTTTCTTCTGGCCCTGTGGCCCCGGGATGTCATGGCCCTCGCTGCGGCCGGCATCCTTCTCACCAGCCGGCACATGGCCTCGCGCAAGGTCCTCGCCCTGGTGGACTGGCAACTGCTGGTGCTCTTCGCCGGACTGTTCGTGGTGAACGCCGCCTTCCAGTCATCCGGCCTTCTCGGCGGTCTGCTCCGGTTCCTGCAAAGTGCCGGCATCGATCCGTCACAGCCTGCCTGGCTCTTCGGCATCACCGTCGTCCTGTCGAACCTGGTGTCGAATGTCCCGGCGACGATGCTTCTCCTCCCCGTAGCCACCCATCCCGAGGCGGGCCTCATCCTCGCGCTCAGCAGCACGCTGGCCGGCAACCTGATTCTGGTGGGGAGCATTGCGAACCTGATCGTCGTCGGACAGGCCGAGCAGTGCGGCGTCCGGATCTCCTGGTGGACGCACGCCCGGGTCGGCGTCCCGGTGACCCTCCTGACGCTCGGCATCAGCGCTGTGTGGCTTTGGACGCGCGCGTAG
- a CDS encoding conserved hypothetical protein (Evidence 4 : Unknown function but conserved in other organisms): MNLITEALERGENTLSEHASKQLLAAYGIPVSREVEVRRPEDLAGAFDEVGFPLVLKACGARFTHKTERGLVRVDLRTREEALRAFEEIWPEAEQAAGSVLVQEMVGGRRELVAGLTRDPQFGPCVMFGLGGIFTEILRDVVFRVAPVRERDALDMLSEIKGRRILEAVRGMPPADRDQLVRILIALGRIGLEHPHVKEIDVNPLILDAERPVAVDALVVLEG; the protein is encoded by the coding sequence GTGAATCTGATCACAGAAGCACTGGAAAGGGGTGAGAACACCCTGTCCGAACATGCATCCAAGCAGTTGCTCGCCGCCTATGGCATCCCCGTCAGCCGTGAAGTCGAGGTCCGCCGGCCGGAGGATCTGGCAGGCGCCTTTGACGAGGTCGGTTTTCCCCTGGTCTTGAAGGCCTGCGGGGCCCGTTTCACCCACAAGACCGAAAGGGGGCTCGTCCGGGTGGACCTGCGCACGAGGGAAGAAGCACTTCGGGCCTTCGAAGAGATCTGGCCCGAGGCGGAACAGGCCGCCGGGTCTGTCCTTGTACAGGAAATGGTGGGCGGCCGGAGGGAACTGGTCGCAGGCCTGACCCGCGACCCGCAGTTCGGCCCCTGCGTGATGTTCGGGCTGGGCGGCATCTTCACCGAGATTCTGCGCGACGTCGTTTTCCGGGTGGCGCCTGTTAGGGAACGGGATGCGCTCGACATGCTCTCTGAGATCAAGGGGCGGCGCATCCTCGAGGCGGTGCGCGGGATGCCCCCGGCCGACCGTGATCAGTTGGTGCGCATCCTGATCGCGCTGGGCCGGATCGGACTCGAGCACCCTCATGTGAAGGAAATCGATGTGAACCCTCTCATCCTCGATGCTGAGCGGCCGGTGGCCGTGGATGCCCTCGTCGTCCTGGAGGGCTAG
- a CDS encoding Isoamylase N-terminal domain protein: protein MAKASVKKKSTAGRRRITVFLEAPDAQEVFLIGDFNQWNTASYPMKPDKDGLWSRTLMLEPGTYEYKFIVDGKWQNDPANAQTCENCFGTFNNLLAVSPK, encoded by the coding sequence GTGGCGAAGGCGAGTGTGAAAAAGAAGAGTACGGCGGGCCGGCGCCGGATCACCGTTTTTCTGGAGGCCCCTGACGCGCAAGAGGTGTTTTTGATCGGAGATTTCAACCAGTGGAACACCGCGAGTTACCCCATGAAACCGGATAAGGACGGGTTGTGGTCGCGTACGCTGATGCTCGAGCCCGGGACCTACGAGTACAAATTCATCGTAGACGGCAAGTGGCAGAACGATCCGGCCAATGCTCAAACGTGCGAGAATTGCTTCGGCACCTTCAACAACCTATTGGCGGTATCTCCGAAATAG
- a CDS encoding Creatininase: protein MTRNNRKLPGMEQGARIGDKSDSGREGTLDDLKVIERLEIGPVRIEPRRVSAPYRVVREGGEETNELIYRFEEDVFEKDEAASLNLGSVMCAQVALNYGLFCGEIVFNGWFDDHDRRFLQRMCANTAREIYVKKLLEPNPFLTGAAARMGVERREDYGQAVLRFELPPTGHARESGPQARPPWKVSPGRHLVLSSGGKDSLLSYGLLKEIGCEVHPVFVNESGRHWFTALNAYRYFSAGVPATARVWTNADRIFNWMLRHLPFVRADFADIRSDEYPIRLWTVAVFLFGVLPLARKRGIGRIVVGDEYDTTRRYSHRGITHYDGLYDQSRWFDNALTRYYHRKGWGLCQFSILRPLSEILIQKTLLERYPELQARQVSCHAAHKDGDRVRPCGRCEKCRRIVGMIEAVGGDPHRCGYTDEQVAFCLKALAEKGAHQESAGVQHLLYLLRRKGHEGIAGPSGMHVRPRPEVMKIRFDPERSPPEEIPRDLRLPLLTIYGAHADGAVKRNGRLWIPVDPMSDPVLSRPYPFEPPDRFAVDGAESGGGSGDPSKHFLLGDLTWPEAKKRFREVDVALLPVGAIEQHGPHLPLDTDAFDAEYLTHQVALRCSDPRPVVLPLIPYGVSYHHDDFSGTIGVSPDSLSRIVYDVGMSAARNGVTKLVIINGHGGNIPALHFAAQMINRDAHIFTCVDTGESSDADIEAIAETPNDVHAGEIETSTSLAVRPEGVRMQAARKFVPRFSSRYLDFSSKRGVGWYAHTAKLSPSGVLGDPTRATAEKGRRMWEQMIRNLVEFVEHLKGLTLDELYQRRY, encoded by the coding sequence GTGACCCGCAACAACCGAAAGCTTCCCGGCATGGAGCAGGGCGCCCGGATCGGCGACAAAAGCGATTCCGGGCGGGAGGGCACCCTCGATGATCTGAAGGTGATCGAACGGCTGGAGATCGGGCCTGTGCGCATCGAGCCTCGCCGGGTCAGCGCCCCTTACAGGGTGGTGCGCGAGGGTGGGGAAGAGACGAACGAGCTGATCTACCGTTTTGAAGAGGACGTCTTCGAGAAGGACGAGGCCGCCTCCCTGAACCTGGGAAGCGTCATGTGCGCTCAGGTGGCCCTGAACTACGGGCTGTTCTGCGGAGAAATCGTCTTCAACGGCTGGTTCGACGATCACGACCGGCGGTTTCTCCAGCGTATGTGCGCCAACACGGCGCGGGAGATCTATGTCAAGAAGCTGCTCGAGCCGAACCCGTTCCTGACCGGCGCGGCCGCCCGGATGGGGGTCGAAAGACGAGAGGATTACGGGCAGGCGGTTCTGCGTTTCGAGCTGCCGCCGACGGGCCATGCCCGGGAGAGTGGTCCACAGGCCCGCCCGCCCTGGAAGGTAAGCCCCGGCAGACACCTGGTGCTCTCGAGCGGCGGGAAGGACAGCCTGCTCAGCTATGGTCTACTGAAGGAGATCGGCTGCGAAGTCCACCCCGTCTTCGTGAACGAGTCGGGGAGGCATTGGTTTACGGCGCTCAACGCCTACCGGTATTTCTCCGCCGGGGTCCCGGCGACGGCCAGGGTGTGGACCAACGCCGATCGGATCTTCAACTGGATGCTGCGCCATCTGCCCTTCGTGCGGGCCGATTTTGCGGATATCCGCTCCGATGAGTATCCGATCCGCCTCTGGACCGTGGCGGTCTTTCTGTTCGGTGTTCTTCCCCTGGCGCGAAAACGCGGCATCGGCCGGATCGTCGTCGGGGATGAGTACGACACGACGAGGCGCTACAGCCACCGCGGCATCACCCACTACGACGGCCTGTACGACCAGAGCCGCTGGTTCGACAACGCGCTGACCCGCTACTATCACCGCAAGGGCTGGGGCCTTTGCCAGTTCTCCATCCTGCGTCCGCTCTCGGAGATCCTGATCCAGAAGACCCTGCTCGAGCGCTACCCGGAGCTGCAGGCCCGTCAGGTCTCCTGCCATGCGGCGCACAAGGACGGCGACCGGGTCCGCCCGTGCGGCCGCTGCGAGAAGTGCCGGCGGATCGTGGGTATGATCGAGGCGGTCGGAGGCGATCCGCACCGCTGCGGCTACACGGACGAGCAGGTGGCTTTCTGTCTCAAAGCTCTGGCCGAAAAGGGCGCCCACCAGGAGAGCGCCGGCGTGCAGCATCTTCTCTACCTGCTGCGCCGGAAGGGACACGAAGGCATCGCCGGCCCCTCCGGGATGCACGTCAGGCCCCGCCCGGAGGTGATGAAGATCCGTTTCGACCCGGAGCGGTCGCCCCCGGAGGAGATCCCGCGGGATCTGCGGCTGCCGCTTTTGACGATCTACGGGGCGCATGCGGACGGAGCCGTGAAACGCAACGGCCGGCTGTGGATCCCCGTCGACCCGATGAGCGATCCGGTCCTATCGAGGCCCTATCCCTTCGAGCCCCCTGATCGCTTTGCGGTGGATGGCGCTGAGTCCGGCGGGGGGAGCGGCGATCCATCGAAGCATTTCCTGCTGGGGGATCTGACCTGGCCGGAGGCGAAGAAACGCTTCAGAGAGGTGGACGTGGCGCTGCTGCCCGTCGGGGCCATCGAACAGCACGGGCCGCATCTCCCCCTGGATACCGATGCCTTCGACGCGGAGTACTTGACCCACCAGGTGGCGCTCCGGTGCTCCGATCCGAGGCCGGTGGTCCTCCCCCTCATCCCGTACGGCGTCTCCTATCACCACGACGATTTCAGCGGCACCATCGGGGTCAGCCCCGACAGCCTTTCGCGGATCGTGTACGACGTCGGCATGAGTGCGGCCCGCAACGGCGTCACCAAGCTCGTGATCATCAACGGCCACGGGGGCAATATCCCGGCGCTCCATTTCGCGGCGCAGATGATCAACCGCGATGCGCACATCTTCACGTGCGTCGACACGGGCGAGAGCAGCGACGCGGACATCGAGGCGATCGCCGAGACCCCGAACGACGTCCACGCCGGAGAGATCGAGACCAGCACCTCCCTGGCGGTGCGTCCGGAAGGGGTGCGGATGCAGGCGGCCAGGAAGTTCGTTCCCCGTTTTTCGAGCCGTTACCTGGATTTTTCGTCCAAGCGCGGGGTGGGCTGGTATGCTCACACCGCGAAGCTTTCCCCCTCCGGTGTCCTGGGGGACCCGACCAGGGCGACGGCGGAAAAGGGGCGTCGGATGTGGGAGCAGATGATCCGGAACCTGGTGGAATTCGTCGAGCATTTGAAGGGCCTGACCCTGGACGAACTCTACCAGAGGCGCTATTGA